Proteins from one Fragaria vesca subsp. vesca linkage group LG6, FraVesHawaii_1.0, whole genome shotgun sequence genomic window:
- the LOC101300943 gene encoding uncharacterized protein LOC101300943, which yields MGGINSQHSIAIHKWESLRNPSNHIERVISTKSSQEVADNRLRLVTTIEATKLLALQGCAFRGHDESADSSNGGNFTTVVNSFRRMNIEVDRVFQSGPKNANFKYTWEWFFKVLSVADTCSQTLKDEISKVLAQYDLQVEDIRGQGYDGARNMRGKFNGLQALFSRECPYAYYVHCFAHRLQLTLNAVAKGVHVIWDFFSILQLIVNFVDSSAKRHSALRVASKEEIAELVAAGELETSKGAN from the exons ATGGGAGGCATAAATTCCCAACATTCTATTGCCATCCATAAGTGGGAGTCGCTGAGAAACCCATCCAACCATATTGAAAGAGTGATTAGCACAAAATCATCACAAGAAGTAGCAGATAACAGACTCCGGCTTGTTACTACTATAGAGGCAACCAAGTTGTTAGCGCTACAAGGGTGTGCATTTAGAGGTCATGATGAATCGGCCGATTCATCTAATGGTGGAAATTTCACTACAGTGGTGAACTCATTTAGAAGAATGAATATAGAGGTTGATAGAGTCTTTCAAAGTGGTCCTAAGAATGCAAATTTTAAATATACTTG GGAGTGGTTCTTCAAAGTGCTTAGTGTGGCAGACACTTGTTCTCAAACTCTTAAAGATGAGATATCCAAAGTGCTTGCTCAATATGATCTTCAAGTAGAAGATATACGTGGACAAGGATATGATGGTGCTAGGAACATGCGGGGTAAATTTAATGGTTTACAAGCTTTGTTTTCAAGAGAGTGTCCTTACGCATATTATGTTCATTGTTTTGCTCATCGCTTACAATTGACACTAAATGCTGTAGCTAAAGGTGTGCATGTTATTTGGGATTTTTTTTCTATTCTACAATTGATTGTTAACTTTGTTGATTCTTCTGCGAAAAGGCATTCAGCTTTGAGAGTTGCTAGTAAAGAAGAAATTGCTGAATTAGTGGCTGCTGGAGAACTTGAGACAAGTAAGGGGGCAAATTAG